In Clarias gariepinus isolate MV-2021 ecotype Netherlands chromosome 21, CGAR_prim_01v2, whole genome shotgun sequence, the sequence TCTACCGCTGGACATCGCCACCCGGCGTGATGAAGATCTTGAGCATTATCCTCATCATCATGTGCGTGggagtgtttgtgtgcgtggcGTCCACGCTGGTGTGGGACTATGACATGGAAGGCATGGGCATGAACATGGGCATGGGAATGGGTGGCGGGGCGTACGGTGGAAGTGGAGGATACGCTGGGTCGTACGGCACTGGTATGGGAGGCGGGTACGGAGGAAGCTACGGCGGCTACGGCGGATACGGCGGCTACGGCGGATATTACATCAACCCCCTGACGGGCAAGGGGTTCATGATCGCCATGGCCGTGATCGTGTTCATCGCCGTGCTCGTCATCTTCATCCTCGTGATTTCCAGGCAGAACGCAGCCAGGTCGCCCAAGTTCTACCTGGCGAGTATCATCATATCAGCCATCTTGGCTTTTCTCATGCTCATCGCCAGCATCGTCTACCTGGTGGCAGTCAACCCCATGGCGCAGGGTAGCGGCTCCATGATGTACAACATGATGTGGCAGCTGTGCGCGCAGTACCAGAACCAGCCCCAGATGTCGACAGGACTCTTTATCAACCAGTACATGTACCACTACTGTGTGGTAGACCCTCAGGAGGTGAGCACTTTAATTTGAGGggttaaacacacatacacacccaggTCATGATTATTCACTTTAAATCTTGCTTCTTCCTTTTTCCAGGTTGTTGCTATCGTTTTGGGATTCCTGGTGGCCATAGGACTGATCATCCTGATGGTGTTTGCCATTAAAACCCGTTCCCAGATGTACCGGTATGGAAGACACCGTGTGCTCTGGGAGGAACCCCGTCCTTTAAACGACGGCCTTTCTCATGGCGTCGAAAAATGGGTGAGTAGAATGCAGTGTGATCCTTCATGCTTATTAGCGCTCAACAATGATGTTTATTGGAAGGCATCATTATTTCTGGGTGTGTCCAAGGTGCCAAAATGGCTCTTCGATGACTTGCTTTACCATTACTTGCAATCTGTAAGAGCAGATGTTGCTTTGAAGTTAAAACAGCATGGGTCTGTTAAACAGTAAACCTGCTGCACTAAGAGAAGGTTCATTTAAATTCTTCACATATTTACTATAGACCGAGGCAGCACTCAGGCTTGAGAGCATTTCCTGGCCAGTGAAAGCTGTGGACATTTCTTCGTGGTGCTTTGTTCTGGTATCTGCATATAGTAACCGGAGGAACTGGTT encodes:
- the oclnb gene encoding occludin b — protein: MPYHKHSSSSKRTPNRMSQHTLSQYPDEKMLTFYRWTSPPGVMKILSIILIIMCVGVFVCVASTLVWDYDMEGMGMNMGMGMGGGAYGGSGGYAGSYGTGMGGGYGGSYGGYGGYGGYGGYYINPLTGKGFMIAMAVIVFIAVLVIFILVISRQNAARSPKFYLASIIISAILAFLMLIASIVYLVAVNPMAQGSGSMMYNMMWQLCAQYQNQPQMSTGLFINQYMYHYCVVDPQEVVAIVLGFLVAIGLIILMVFAIKTRSQMYRYGRHRVLWEEPRPLNDGLSHGVEKWVTDVSGEPEAYVNDHNDYIVSSRNYTEQARDVSKPLYLPGDSDTTSTTIVLKGRARDYDTGDSADELDDSDYGSEFPPIMNVSERGEYKRQFERDMMEYKRLQAELNDINMGLADVDRELDDLQEGSPQFLDAMEVYSRLKSLKQSSEYKLKKKRSKELKSRLSLLKKRVSDYDRRA